The following coding sequences are from one Gloeocapsa sp. DLM2.Bin57 window:
- a CDS encoding J domain-containing protein produces MQNRNYYAILGVPSNATQEEIKKAFRKLARQYHPDVNPDDQSAEEKFKNINEAYDVLHDEEKRKAYDSQQKLNTRLWNKNGAKRTPSNPVAEKIRERATYFNKTQERPTERVRSQTTAAYRPGTTKTVKSVSSAPKPKNIEARLTLPLEKAYTGGKERIRLEDGRSLEIEMPPGMFDGQKIRLKNQGINGGDLYLEITISPHRLFTLEDYDIYCQIPITPAEAVIGCAIEVPTIDGLVKMNVPKGVQSGQRLRLANKGYLDRQGNRGDQLVEIKIVIPKEISEEQLKLYQQLREIETFNPRKHLFN; encoded by the coding sequence ATGCAAAATCGTAATTATTACGCGATATTAGGAGTTCCTAGCAACGCAACTCAGGAAGAAATAAAAAAAGCCTTTCGGAAATTAGCCCGTCAATATCATCCTGATGTAAATCCTGATGATCAATCAGCAGAAGAAAAATTTAAGAATATTAACGAAGCTTATGACGTTTTACACGATGAGGAAAAAAGAAAAGCCTATGATAGTCAACAAAAACTAAATACTCGTTTATGGAATAAAAATGGCGCAAAAAGAACTCCATCTAATCCCGTAGCAGAAAAGATTAGAGAAAGAGCCACCTATTTTAATAAAACACAAGAAAGACCAACAGAACGAGTTAGAAGTCAAACAACAGCAGCTTATCGCCCAGGAACAACCAAAACCGTTAAAAGCGTTTCCTCAGCCCCAAAACCAAAGAATATAGAAGCGAGATTGACTTTACCCCTAGAAAAAGCCTATACAGGAGGAAAAGAAAGAATACGTCTCGAAGATGGGCGATCGCTAGAAATCGAAATGCCACCAGGTATGTTCGATGGTCAAAAAATCAGACTTAAAAATCAAGGTATCAATGGAGGAGATTTATACCTAGAGATTACTATCTCTCCCCATCGTCTTTTTACCCTAGAAGATTACGATATTTATTGTCAAATACCTATCACCCCAGCAGAAGCAGTGATAGGATGCGCGATCGAAGTTCCTACCATTGATGGACTCGTCAAAATGAATGTACCCAAAGGAGTACAATCAGGACAACGTTTACGTCTAGCCAATAAAGGTTATCTAGATCGTCAGGGAAATCGAGGTGATCAACTCGTGGAGATTAAAATAGTTATACCCAAAGAAATTAGCGAGGAACAATTAAAACTATATCAACAGTTGAGAGAGATAGAAACCTTTAATCCACGTAAACACTTATTCAACTAA